One stretch of Pradoshia sp. D12 DNA includes these proteins:
- the nusB gene encoding transcription antitermination factor NusB, whose translation MKRREAREKALQALFQIDVGKVERELAIEHVVEESEADPYLVQLVNGTTDQLEKIDSLIISNLENWKLDRLSNIDRNILRITTYELLFNEEVPQNAAINEAIELAKLFGDDQSPKFINAVLSKIKESL comes from the coding sequence ATGAAACGCAGAGAGGCAAGAGAAAAAGCTCTTCAAGCTCTTTTTCAAATAGACGTTGGGAAAGTAGAAAGAGAACTAGCTATAGAACATGTGGTGGAAGAATCAGAGGCAGATCCCTATTTGGTTCAATTGGTAAATGGAACGACAGATCAGTTGGAAAAGATAGATAGTCTTATTATATCCAATTTAGAGAATTGGAAATTGGACCGTCTTTCTAATATAGATCGTAATATTTTAAGAATAACTACATACGAACTGTTATTCAACGAAGAAGTTCCGCAGAACGCTGCCATTAACGAAGCAATCGAATTAGCTAAACTATTTGGGGATGATCAGTCTCCGAAGTTTATTAATGCAGTATTATCCAAGATAAAAGAATCTTTATAA
- a CDS encoding Asp23/Gls24 family envelope stress response protein produces the protein MEQNQTVDLESYDDGLGKVEIAPEVIEVITGIAASEVEGIAQMRGNFASGVVEKLGKKNHGKGVKVELNEDSIKIDVYCLVKFGVSIPKVAQEAQENIRQTLLNMTALEATEVNIHIVGIQFETAKAESDYQDTI, from the coding sequence ATGGAACAAAATCAAACAGTAGATTTAGAGAGCTATGATGATGGATTGGGCAAGGTTGAAATTGCCCCTGAAGTTATTGAGGTGATCACTGGTATAGCAGCAAGTGAAGTAGAAGGAATTGCCCAAATGCGAGGTAATTTTGCTTCAGGTGTTGTAGAAAAGCTTGGTAAAAAGAATCATGGCAAAGGTGTAAAAGTTGAACTTAATGAGGACAGCATTAAAATTGATGTTTATTGCCTTGTGAAATTCGGTGTATCTATCCCGAAAGTAGCTCAGGAAGCACAGGAGAATATCCGCCAAACATTATTAAATATGACTGCTCTTGAAGCAACTGAAGTGAATATTCATATTGTTGGCATTCAATTTGAAACAGCTAAAGCTGAATCAGATTACCAGGATACAATCTAA
- the accC gene encoding acetyl-CoA carboxylase biotin carboxylase subunit gives MIKKVLIANRGEIAVRIIRACKELDIETVAVYSEADKTALHVQIADEAYCIGPTASKDSYLNKVNIISLAKLTGCDAIHPGYGFLAENADFAEMCKECHLIFIGPSADAISKMGTKDVARETMRAAGVPVVPGSRGIVDDEDAAIQVASDIGYPVIIKATAGGGGKGIRIARDEADLLKGFRITRQEALTAFGNPGVYIEKFIEDFRHVEIQVLGDTFGNVIHLGERDCSIQRRMQKLVEETPSPAIDSEMRAEMGEAAVTAAKAVDYTGAGTVEFIFDHHKRKFYFMEMNTRIQVEHPVTEMVTGIDLIKEQIRVASGEKLSVEQNDVQFNGWAIECRINAENPNKNFMPSAGQVEMYLPPGGFGVRVDSAAYTGYFIPPYYDSMVAKLIVHAPTRDEAVQKMKRALSEFVVEGIETTIPFHLRLMNHDVFVSGDFNTKFLETYDVMNP, from the coding sequence ATGATAAAGAAAGTACTAATTGCAAACCGTGGTGAAATTGCCGTTCGAATTATCCGCGCCTGCAAGGAATTAGATATTGAAACGGTAGCTGTTTATTCTGAAGCTGATAAAACTGCCCTGCATGTACAAATTGCGGATGAAGCCTACTGTATTGGGCCCACTGCCTCTAAGGACAGTTATTTAAATAAGGTAAATATAATCAGTCTGGCAAAATTAACAGGATGTGATGCTATTCATCCAGGCTACGGCTTTTTAGCCGAAAATGCTGATTTCGCCGAAATGTGTAAAGAATGTCATCTGATTTTTATTGGCCCGTCAGCGGATGCTATTTCAAAAATGGGTACAAAGGATGTAGCTAGAGAGACCATGCGCGCGGCCGGTGTACCGGTAGTGCCAGGTTCGAGAGGAATTGTGGATGATGAAGATGCTGCCATTCAGGTTGCTTCTGACATCGGATATCCGGTCATTATTAAAGCGACTGCCGGGGGCGGCGGTAAAGGGATTCGAATAGCAAGAGATGAAGCCGATCTGCTAAAAGGTTTTCGCATTACCCGCCAAGAGGCATTAACTGCTTTTGGCAATCCCGGTGTTTATATTGAAAAATTTATTGAAGATTTCCGCCATGTTGAAATTCAGGTTTTAGGGGACACGTTTGGGAATGTCATCCATCTAGGTGAAAGAGATTGTTCAATTCAAAGAAGAATGCAAAAGCTCGTAGAAGAAACACCTTCGCCTGCAATTGATAGTGAAATGAGAGCCGAAATGGGCGAAGCGGCAGTGACTGCAGCAAAAGCTGTCGATTATACCGGAGCGGGAACAGTTGAGTTTATTTTCGATCATCACAAGCGAAAATTTTATTTCATGGAAATGAATACAAGGATTCAAGTTGAACATCCTGTTACAGAGATGGTGACTGGAATTGATTTAATTAAGGAGCAAATCAGAGTAGCCTCCGGTGAAAAATTATCGGTTGAGCAAAATGATGTTCAATTTAACGGTTGGGCAATTGAATGCAGAATCAATGCGGAAAATCCGAATAAAAATTTTATGCCGTCAGCGGGTCAAGTGGAAATGTATTTACCCCCAGGTGGATTTGGCGTAAGGGTTGATTCGGCAGCATATACAGGCTATTTTATTCCTCCATATTACGATTCTATGGTAGCAAAATTGATAGTCCATGCTCCAACGAGAGACGAAGCTGTTCAAAAAATGAAACGTGCATTATCAGAATTTGTAGTCGAAGGTATTGAAACAACCATACCCTTTCATTTAAGGTTAATGAACCATGATGTTTTTGTTTCTGGAGATTTTAACACAAAATTTCTTGAAACTTATGACGTTATGAATCCATAA
- the accB gene encoding acetyl-CoA carboxylase biotin carboxyl carrier protein codes for MMKVQEIREIIKLINQTTINEFEFEQEGTKIKIIKSTGLENSIQPTDAPVPAPAVQSVSKQEVQSESIEEKPPVVGEKTEQPSNLHKITSPMVGTFYGASSPDEDPYIKIGEKVKKDTIVCIVEAMKLFNEIEAEVSGEIVEVLVEDGQLIEYGQPLFLVKAE; via the coding sequence CTGATGAAAGTACAGGAAATAAGAGAAATTATAAAATTAATTAACCAAACAACTATTAATGAGTTTGAGTTTGAACAAGAGGGTACAAAAATAAAAATTATTAAAAGTACTGGATTAGAAAACAGTATACAACCAACAGATGCACCAGTGCCTGCACCGGCAGTACAATCTGTATCTAAACAAGAGGTTCAATCTGAGAGTATAGAAGAGAAACCGCCTGTTGTGGGAGAAAAAACAGAACAACCATCCAACCTTCACAAGATTACTTCGCCAATGGTTGGCACATTTTATGGAGCATCATCGCCTGATGAAGACCCATACATAAAAATTGGTGAAAAAGTTAAGAAGGATACAATTGTTTGCATTGTGGAAGCGATGAAATTGTTTAATGAAATTGAGGCTGAAGTTTCCGGTGAGATTGTGGAAGTATTGGTGGAAGATGGCCAATTGATTGAATACGGTCAACCTCTGTTTTTAGTAAAAGCCGAATAG
- a CDS encoding SpoIIIAH-like family protein, with product MLLRKQTVWLLTMLSLVAVLSVYYITTPQDTAVNQEQDTQTTKEKTNTNTNSSKDSTENEESSTVITNESSDSIFEAMRIDLNDERSRQKEELTNKVASSDLSEEERVEAHAQIEALAEMSTKEDMLETMIIALGYKDALVRADGDQIQITVKADKQDAGAANEIIQMVTKEIGKTNAVAVEFQPEK from the coding sequence ATGTTGTTAAGAAAGCAAACAGTTTGGTTATTGACGATGTTAAGTTTGGTGGCGGTGCTAAGTGTATATTATATAACAACACCACAGGATACAGCGGTAAATCAGGAACAGGATACTCAGACTACGAAAGAAAAAACAAATACAAATACAAATTCGTCTAAAGATTCAACTGAAAATGAAGAGTCTTCCACAGTTATAACAAATGAATCAAGTGATTCTATTTTTGAAGCGATGCGTATTGATCTGAATGATGAAAGAAGCAGGCAGAAAGAGGAACTGACAAATAAAGTCGCTTCAAGCGATTTATCGGAAGAAGAGAGAGTGGAAGCACACGCACAGATTGAGGCATTGGCCGAAATGTCCACAAAAGAGGATATGCTAGAGACGATGATTATTGCACTTGGTTATAAAGACGCATTGGTAAGGGCTGATGGTGATCAAATTCAAATTACCGTAAAAGCTGATAAACAGGATGCAGGGGCTGCAAATGAAATTATCCAAATGGTCACAAAAGAAATTGGCAAAACAAATGCAGTTGCTGTTGAATTTCAACCGGAAAAATAG
- the spoIIIAG gene encoding stage III sporulation protein AG, producing MKNDWIQKIKDLLSKGDEGGKQKKTYRYLAIILIAGILLMVASMFTNKPTSENGQTNKVFQASSTQNQKEEEAVTTWKSTSSKKSGSIGDIEKMYESELKGTLETMQGVSNVSVIVNIDATETKVYEKNSVAQRQTTEETDRDGGQRKVEDFSTDEKIVIIREGDKEVPLVRETKKPAIRGVLIVAKGADDVRVKKEIIDAVTRVLDVPSHRVAVSAKK from the coding sequence TTGAAGAATGATTGGATTCAAAAGATTAAGGACTTATTGTCCAAAGGAGATGAGGGAGGCAAACAAAAGAAAACATATCGGTATCTTGCCATTATTTTAATTGCCGGTATATTACTGATGGTGGCAAGCATGTTTACGAATAAACCCACCTCTGAAAATGGACAAACAAATAAAGTTTTTCAAGCGAGTTCTACGCAAAATCAGAAAGAAGAGGAAGCGGTCACGACCTGGAAATCAACTTCATCAAAAAAGTCTGGATCAATCGGAGATATTGAAAAAATGTATGAAAGTGAATTGAAGGGTACATTGGAAACGATGCAAGGGGTATCAAATGTATCCGTTATCGTCAATATTGACGCAACAGAAACAAAGGTTTACGAAAAGAATTCAGTCGCGCAGCGCCAAACAACAGAAGAAACAGACCGTGATGGCGGGCAGAGAAAGGTTGAGGATTTTTCAACAGATGAAAAGATTGTGATTATACGCGAAGGGGATAAAGAGGTTCCTCTGGTTAGAGAAACGAAGAAACCGGCTATTCGTGGAGTATTAATTGTGGCAAAGGGAGCAGATGATGTTCGTGTAAAAAAGGAAATCATTGATGCGGTAACCAGGGTGCTGGATGTACCAAGTCACCGTGTAGCCGTATCAGCTAAAAAATAA
- the spoIIIAF gene encoding stage III sporulation protein AF yields the protein MSILTDWVTNIIVFILFAIILDMLLPNSTMQKYTKLVIGLLLIAVFIAPILSIFNKNFTSNIQEKIMQSSTWKNPKLENSMESKKREIEETQQAYILEHMAVQLKNEAEKELMDQSNYAIQDITITLLDKNGEMNVENIETIHVFVAESQESSSEVVQPVEKIDINIDQKQTNMNDIPSSELSTILSNIWGIDSNKIVIGLNEGGDGL from the coding sequence ATGAGTATTTTAACTGACTGGGTAACTAATATAATCGTTTTTATCTTATTTGCGATCATTTTGGACATGCTTCTCCCAAACTCGACCATGCAGAAATATACAAAGCTAGTTATCGGGTTACTTTTGATCGCTGTTTTCATCGCTCCCATTCTATCTATTTTTAATAAAAATTTTACAAGTAACATTCAGGAAAAAATCATGCAGAGCAGTACATGGAAAAATCCAAAATTAGAAAATTCAATGGAAAGTAAGAAAAGAGAAATAGAAGAGACACAGCAGGCATATATATTGGAACATATGGCTGTCCAATTAAAGAATGAAGCAGAAAAGGAGCTGATGGACCAAAGTAATTATGCCATTCAAGATATTACAATTACACTTTTGGATAAGAATGGAGAAATGAATGTAGAAAATATTGAAACCATACACGTATTTGTGGCAGAAAGCCAAGAGTCCAGCTCAGAGGTTGTGCAGCCCGTAGAAAAAATTGATATTAACATTGATCAGAAACAAACCAATATGAATGATATACCGTCATCCGAACTATCCACAATACTATCTAATATATGGGGGATCGATTCAAATAAAATTGTAATCGGATTAAATGAAGGGGGTGATGGGCTTTGA
- the spoIIIAE gene encoding stage III sporulation protein AE, protein MKQLKWTSIIILFLILSLSNGQTTQASPTSTDLPEETQAVETFNVGDIPLDDLKQFWDSVYEEYGGFLPESQKGSFVDFISGEKKFSLKEWLSGILKFIFHEIIANGKLLGTLILLTVFSVFLQTLQSTFEKTSVSKVANAIVFMVLMIIALNSFYVAVDYVIDTIAAITDFLVALIPLLLALIASSGGVLSSAFFHPMLLFLMNTSGALIEYIVLPMLFLSTLLSIVSMLSEHYKVTQLAGLLRTWSVGLLGIFMTVFLGVISVQGVSTAVADGIGIRTAKFVTGNFIPVVGRMFTDAADTVIGASLLLKNTVGIAGVVILLIMTAFPALKILLIAMVYKVAAAILQPLGAGQMIKCLEIISKNIIFVFAALAIVSLMFFLTVTVIVAAGNITMMVR, encoded by the coding sequence ATGAAGCAATTAAAGTGGACAAGTATCATCATTCTATTTCTAATTCTTAGCTTAAGCAATGGCCAAACAACTCAAGCCTCTCCCACCTCTACTGATTTGCCAGAAGAAACGCAGGCTGTTGAAACATTTAATGTGGGCGATATTCCTCTTGATGATTTAAAACAATTTTGGGATTCGGTTTACGAGGAATATGGAGGTTTTTTGCCTGAGTCCCAAAAAGGAAGCTTTGTAGATTTTATAAGTGGAGAGAAAAAATTCTCTTTAAAAGAATGGCTCAGTGGTATTCTCAAATTCATCTTCCATGAAATTATTGCTAATGGAAAATTACTCGGAACGCTCATTCTGTTGACTGTATTCAGTGTCTTTCTGCAAACATTGCAAAGCACATTTGAAAAAACATCTGTCAGTAAAGTGGCAAATGCAATTGTCTTTATGGTTTTGATGATTATTGCACTGAATAGCTTCTATGTAGCAGTTGATTATGTGATAGATACGATTGCCGCCATCACGGATTTTCTGGTTGCCTTAATCCCTTTATTGCTTGCGCTAATCGCAAGCTCTGGAGGTGTTCTGTCATCAGCATTCTTTCATCCGATGCTCCTGTTTTTAATGAATACGAGTGGAGCGTTAATTGAATATATTGTTTTGCCGATGTTATTTCTATCGACTCTGCTAAGCATAGTCAGCATGCTTTCTGAGCACTACAAGGTCACTCAATTAGCTGGATTATTACGAACCTGGAGTGTGGGATTGCTGGGTATCTTCATGACCGTATTTCTAGGAGTGATCTCCGTGCAAGGAGTATCAACTGCAGTGGCGGATGGAATTGGGATCAGAACAGCAAAATTTGTGACTGGGAATTTTATTCCGGTAGTTGGAAGGATGTTTACCGATGCAGCTGATACCGTAATTGGAGCATCTCTCCTCTTAAAAAATACAGTTGGGATAGCGGGTGTGGTCATTCTATTGATTATGACAGCTTTTCCAGCTTTAAAGATATTGTTAATCGCCATGGTATATAAGGTGGCTGCAGCGATTTTACAACCGCTTGGAGCTGGGCAGATGATTAAGTGTCTCGAGATCATCAGTAAAAATATCATTTTCGTTTTCGCTGCATTGGCCATTGTCAGCCTTATGTTCTTCCTGACTGTTACTGTAATCGTGGCTGCAGGAAATATCACGATGATGGTTCGATAG
- the spoIIIAD gene encoding stage III sporulation protein AD has protein sequence MLQITGVALVGAFLAMIIKEQKPNLAFLLVVFVGSAIFLFLIDKIYEIIQMIQQLAVNANVNMIYLQTVLKIIGIAYIAEFTSQITKDAGQGAIASKIELAGKIIILTMAIPILTVIIESVIQMIPN, from the coding sequence ATGTTGCAGATAACGGGTGTTGCACTGGTTGGAGCATTTCTGGCAATGATCATCAAGGAACAAAAGCCAAATTTAGCTTTCTTACTTGTTGTATTTGTCGGAAGCGCTATATTTCTTTTTCTGATAGATAAAATCTACGAAATCATTCAAATGATTCAGCAATTGGCCGTTAATGCAAATGTGAATATGATTTACTTACAAACAGTTTTGAAAATCATTGGAATTGCCTATATCGCTGAATTTACATCACAAATAACAAAAGATGCTGGGCAGGGTGCAATTGCTTCAAAAATTGAATTGGCTGGAAAGATTATTATCCTCACGATGGCCATTCCAATTTTAACGGTCATTATTGAAAGTGTCATTCAGATGATTCCTAACTAA
- the spoIIIAC gene encoding stage III sporulation protein AC, producing MGIDIDIIFKIAGVGLIVAFIHTILDQVGKKEYSQWVILVSFIYILFNVAQVVGQLIDRIKSVFLFQ from the coding sequence ATGGGGATTGATATCGATATTATTTTTAAAATTGCAGGGGTCGGGCTGATTGTTGCGTTCATTCATACGATTCTTGATCAGGTGGGCAAGAAGGAATATTCACAATGGGTCATATTGGTGAGTTTTATTTATATCTTATTTAATGTGGCACAGGTGGTAGGTCAGTTGATTGATCGAATTAAATCCGTGTTTTTATTTCAATAG
- the spoIIIAB gene encoding stage III sporulation protein SpoIIIAB — protein MIKILGAVLIVIATSLIGFEVSKKLITRPKHIRDLRAALQILEAEIMYGHSPLKEAVLTLAKQIPAPVSILFTDFAGRLGSANQSVSAAWGESLEVVRKQSELQQKEIDILLQFGETLGRHDRESQQKQIQLALVHLEREEADAVDKQVKYDKMARSLGFFAGLLIAILMM, from the coding sequence ATGATTAAAATTTTAGGTGCAGTTTTAATTGTTATAGCTACATCCCTTATCGGCTTTGAAGTTTCTAAAAAATTAATCACCAGACCTAAACATATCCGTGATTTACGAGCGGCACTTCAAATTTTGGAAGCTGAAATTATGTATGGGCATTCTCCCTTAAAAGAAGCGGTATTAACACTGGCGAAACAAATTCCTGCTCCAGTTTCGATTCTTTTTACGGACTTTGCAGGCAGGCTCGGCTCAGCCAATCAATCTGTGTCGGCAGCATGGGGTGAAAGTCTTGAAGTGGTAAGAAAACAATCAGAACTACAGCAAAAAGAAATAGATATCCTTCTCCAATTCGGAGAAACATTAGGTAGACATGATCGGGAGAGCCAGCAAAAACAAATTCAGTTGGCATTGGTTCATCTCGAGAGGGAGGAAGCAGATGCCGTTGATAAGCAGGTGAAATACGACAAAATGGCCAGAAGTCTAGGTTTTTTTGCAGGTCTGCTCATTGCCATTTTAATGATGTAG
- the spoIIIAA gene encoding stage III sporulation protein AA gives MDSIIELLPPAIGAELKEIAKNPGDIEEIRIRVGRPLEVMFGNRISYGHKPVLREDADLFLNKVSQFSFYMLEEELKRGYITVQGGHRIGLAGRVILENGRVKGLRDITFFNIRIARQKKGLVNEWVRYLYHNRWLSTLIIGPPQTGKTTFLRDLARYASSGDRSYPIRAMKVGIVDERSEIAGCVQGVPQMDFGIRVDVLDGCPKAEGMMMMIRSMSPEIIAADEIGRIEDAEAMMEAVNAGITLFITAHGHSLDDILARPIMKNIVQEANFERIVELKRIDRPGCISKIKDRTGKVLFDGERVRI, from the coding sequence ATGGATTCAATCATTGAATTATTACCTCCGGCTATTGGCGCAGAGCTAAAAGAAATAGCCAAAAACCCGGGGGATATTGAAGAAATAAGAATTAGAGTTGGAAGACCGCTTGAAGTCATGTTCGGAAATCGAATCTCGTATGGGCATAAGCCTGTATTACGGGAGGATGCAGATTTATTTCTTAATAAAGTCAGCCAGTTTTCCTTTTATATGCTCGAGGAAGAGTTAAAACGCGGTTATATAACCGTTCAGGGAGGACATCGTATTGGTTTGGCAGGGAGAGTTATTCTGGAAAATGGAAGAGTGAAGGGACTTAGAGATATCACTTTTTTTAATATCCGGATTGCCAGACAAAAGAAGGGGTTGGTAAATGAATGGGTTCGGTATTTATATCATAATCGTTGGCTATCGACTCTGATTATCGGACCGCCGCAAACGGGGAAAACAACATTTTTAAGAGATCTAGCCCGCTATGCTTCCAGTGGAGATCGCTCCTATCCGATCCGTGCGATGAAAGTGGGGATTGTAGATGAGCGATCTGAAATTGCTGGATGTGTTCAAGGAGTTCCACAAATGGATTTCGGTATCAGAGTAGATGTGCTTGATGGCTGCCCAAAGGCTGAAGGAATGATGATGATGATTAGATCTATGAGCCCGGAAATCATTGCGGCCGATGAAATCGGAAGAATAGAAGATGCTGAGGCGATGATGGAAGCCGTAAACGCTGGTATAACGCTCTTTATAACGGCGCATGGACATTCGCTTGATGATATATTAGCCAGACCCATCATGAAAAACATCGTACAGGAAGCTAATTTTGAGAGAATTGTGGAACTCAAGAGAATAGATCGGCCAGGATGTATATCAAAAATAAAAGATCGTACAGGCAAGGTGCTATTTGATGGGGAAAGAGTGAGAATATGA
- the efp gene encoding elongation factor P encodes MISVNDFKTGLTIEVDGGIWQVIEFQHVKPGKGAAFVRSKLRNLRTGAIQEKTFRAGEKVAKAHIENRKMQYLYASGDNHVFMDNETYDQIELSSKQIEYELKFLKENMEVSIMMFQTETLGVQLPTTVTLVVTETEPGIKGDTASGGTKPATVETGLTVQVPFFVNEGDKLIINTSDASYVSRG; translated from the coding sequence ATGATTTCTGTTAATGATTTTAAAACTGGTTTAACAATTGAAGTGGATGGCGGTATCTGGCAAGTAATTGAATTCCAACACGTAAAACCTGGTAAAGGAGCTGCGTTTGTACGTTCTAAATTACGTAATCTTCGTACAGGTGCTATCCAGGAGAAAACTTTCCGTGCTGGTGAAAAAGTTGCTAAAGCACATATCGAAAACCGTAAAATGCAATACTTATATGCAAGTGGAGATAATCATGTGTTTATGGATAACGAAACATATGATCAAATCGAATTGTCATCTAAGCAAATCGAATATGAATTGAAATTCTTGAAAGAAAACATGGAAGTGTCTATCATGATGTTCCAAACGGAAACACTTGGCGTTCAGCTTCCAACAACTGTTACATTGGTAGTAACTGAAACAGAACCAGGTATCAAAGGTGATACAGCATCAGGCGGTACGAAACCAGCTACTGTTGAAACTGGTCTTACTGTTCAAGTTCCTTTCTTTGTAAATGAAGGTGACAAACTGATCATCAATACTTCTGATGCATCTTATGTATCAAGAGGTTAA
- a CDS encoding M24 family metallopeptidase: MEKIQRLRERLSQEHIDAIIITNPYNRRYISNFTGTAGVVVISQKDAKFITDFRYVEQAGKQAVGFEIVKHSGPIQDEIAAQLKEMNAKKIGFEQDDLTYATYKLYEKVVEGELVPVSNVVEKLRLIKTPQEIKILKEAADIADAAFKHIIEYIRPGLTEIEVSNELEFFMRKAGATSSSFDIIVASGARSALPHGVATEKVIEKGDFVTMDYGALYNGYISDITRTVAVGNPTDELKKIYDVTLEAQLYAMEHIKPGMTGREADALARDIIAAKGYGEYFGHSLGHGIGLEVHEGPGLSAKSDIILEKGMTVTCEPGIYLPGVGGVRIEDDLLITDDSNETFTHSTKDLLIL, encoded by the coding sequence ATGGAAAAAATTCAGAGATTGCGTGAAAGATTAAGTCAGGAACATATTGATGCTATCATTATTACAAACCCATATAACCGCAGATATATTTCTAACTTTACTGGAACAGCGGGAGTAGTCGTAATTTCCCAGAAGGATGCAAAATTTATTACAGATTTTAGATACGTGGAGCAAGCGGGTAAACAGGCAGTTGGATTTGAGATTGTCAAACATAGCGGACCAATTCAAGATGAGATAGCGGCTCAATTGAAGGAAATGAATGCAAAAAAAATCGGGTTTGAACAGGATGACCTTACTTATGCTACCTATAAGTTATATGAAAAAGTTGTGGAAGGTGAACTTGTTCCTGTTTCCAATGTTGTTGAAAAATTGCGCTTGATTAAGACACCGCAAGAGATTAAGATATTAAAGGAAGCAGCAGACATAGCAGATGCTGCATTTAAACATATTATTGAGTATATTCGTCCAGGTTTAACTGAAATAGAAGTATCAAATGAATTAGAATTCTTTATGCGTAAAGCAGGGGCTACTTCATCATCATTTGATATCATTGTCGCTTCTGGTGCACGTTCTGCATTGCCGCACGGTGTTGCAACAGAAAAAGTAATAGAAAAAGGCGATTTTGTCACAATGGATTACGGTGCCCTTTATAATGGGTATATATCTGATATTACACGTACAGTGGCGGTCGGTAACCCAACTGATGAATTAAAGAAAATCTATGATGTTACCCTGGAAGCTCAGTTGTATGCAATGGAGCATATTAAACCGGGTATGACAGGTCGCGAAGCAGATGCTCTTGCAAGAGATATCATAGCTGCCAAAGGATATGGGGAATACTTCGGTCATTCCCTTGGACATGGGATTGGGCTTGAAGTGCACGAAGGTCCTGGACTTTCTGCTAAATCTGATATTATTTTGGAAAAAGGCATGACTGTCACTTGTGAACCTGGTATTTATTTACCTGGAGTTGGAGGAGTAAGAATTGAAGATGATCTCCTTATTACGGATGATTCTAACGAAACCTTTACTCATTCAACGAAAGATTTACTTATTTTATAA
- the aroQ gene encoding type II 3-dehydroquinate dehydratase — MDKKIYLINGPNLNYLGFREPEIYGRTTLADLEESLATQSIKLGAQLVCFQSNYEGAIIDRLYEAETNSASGIILNPGAFTHYSYAIRDAIASISVPVIEVHISNVHAREPFRHQSVTAPVTKGQIVGLGLNGYELALRALLTT; from the coding sequence ATGGATAAAAAAATTTATTTAATCAACGGACCAAATCTAAATTATCTGGGGTTTCGAGAGCCCGAGATTTATGGAAGAACGACTCTTGCAGATCTTGAAGAGTCGTTAGCGACTCAGTCTATAAAACTCGGGGCGCAATTGGTGTGTTTTCAATCCAATTACGAAGGAGCGATAATAGATAGGCTATATGAGGCGGAAACAAACTCGGCTTCAGGGATTATCTTAAACCCAGGGGCATTTACGCACTACAGCTATGCGATACGGGATGCGATCGCCTCTATTTCAGTTCCGGTAATAGAAGTACATATTTCAAATGTCCATGCCAGAGAACCTTTTCGTCATCAATCTGTCACTGCCCCTGTCACGAAGGGTCAAATTGTAGGGCTTGGGTTGAATGGCTATGAATTGGCGTTACGTGCTTTATTGACTACTTAA